CTCGTTCGCAAGGCCGAAGCGTTCCTCAACGAGCACGGCCGCGACCGGGTGCGGCTAACGACCATCGGCCGCAAAGGCTTCGATTACTTCAAGCGCCGCCCGGTCAACATCGTCGAGAAGCACGTCAACCTGTTCGGCGGCCCCGGCCGGGAGCTGGCCGCGACTGTCGGGCGCGGCTTGGCGCGCGACTTCGCTGCGGGTGAAGTGGACGCGGTTTACTTGCTCTATAACCAGTTCCGTTCTGCTATATCACAGGTAGTCACGGTGGCGCGGCTGCTGCCGCTGACTGCTGCCGGCGGCGGCGAGAGCGCCGCCGAGTATCTGTACGAACCCGACGCGGCCACGCTGTTGGAACGGCTGCTGCGCCAGTACGTCACCGTGCTGCTGCACCGCTCCTTCTTGGAGTCGGTTGCCAGCGAGCACGGCGCGCGTATGACCGCGATGGACAGCGCGAGTAAGAACGCCGCCGAAATGATCGATCGCCTCACGCTGCAAATGAACCGCGCACGCCAGGCCACCATCACCACCGAGCTGATGGAGATCGTCAGCGGTGCCGAGGCGCTCAAGGGGTAACTGAGGAAACCACATGAATGTAGGACGAATCACTCAGGTCATCGGCCCGGTTGTCGACGTCGAG
The Deltaproteobacteria bacterium genome window above contains:
- the atpG gene encoding ATP synthase F1 subunit gamma, which encodes MANLKAIRKRISSVKSTQQITKAMKMVAAAKLRRAQSAVLAARPYADKLGALVESVAARVGAEAHPLLSLRPEERTVQLVLLTSDRGLCGGYNSNLVRKAEAFLNEHGRDRVRLTTIGRKGFDYFKRRPVNIVEKHVNLFGGPGRELAATVGRGLARDFAAGEVDAVYLLYNQFRSAISQVVTVARLLPLTAAGGGESAAEYLYEPDAATLLERLLRQYVTVLLHRSFLESVASEHGARMTAMDSASKNAAEMIDRLTLQMNRARQATITTELMEIVSGAEALKG